In a single window of the Pseudomonadota bacterium genome:
- a CDS encoding Mrp/NBP35 family ATP-binding protein — protein MELTEQAVVEALRPIQDPDLRRSIVDLGFVQRVAIAGGRVTFDLVLTTPACPVREQLQAACQRAVAALPGVSDVAVALKAETRGAPLAGRKVLETVRNIVGIASGKGGVAKSTTAVNVAVALAQSGARVGILDADIYGPSVPTMLTVDEEPTMSADGVISPASALGMKVMSIGFFIPPGRAAILRGPMASGYVTQFLGNVDWGELDYLIVDYPPGTGDIQLTLSQQAAVTAAVVCTTPQDISLIDVRKAIAMFETTKVPRLGIVETMSHFICDGCGKQHALLGEGGGQRIAAEAGLPLLGQIPIDPRVVSGGDQGRPIVVEWPDSPAAQAYRAVAGAIAARLSTLHLDRGDALESFSLGWNA, from the coding sequence ATGGAGCTTACCGAGCAAGCAGTGGTCGAGGCCCTGCGACCCATTCAGGATCCGGACCTGCGGCGCAGCATCGTCGACCTGGGGTTTGTCCAGCGCGTCGCCATTGCCGGCGGGCGCGTGACCTTCGACCTCGTCCTCACGACGCCGGCCTGTCCCGTGCGGGAGCAGCTTCAGGCGGCCTGTCAGCGGGCAGTAGCGGCGCTTCCTGGCGTGAGCGACGTGGCGGTTGCGCTCAAGGCCGAGACCCGTGGCGCGCCGCTGGCAGGGCGCAAGGTGCTGGAGACCGTGCGGAACATCGTCGGCATCGCCTCTGGCAAGGGCGGGGTCGCGAAGTCCACGACGGCCGTCAATGTCGCGGTCGCGCTGGCGCAATCGGGCGCTCGGGTCGGGATTCTCGACGCGGACATCTACGGACCATCTGTGCCGACGATGCTCACGGTGGACGAGGAGCCGACGATGAGCGCCGACGGGGTCATCAGCCCCGCGTCGGCGCTTGGAATGAAGGTGATGTCGATCGGCTTCTTCATCCCGCCCGGTCGTGCGGCGATTTTGCGCGGCCCGATGGCCTCTGGCTATGTGACGCAGTTCCTCGGCAATGTCGACTGGGGCGAGCTCGACTATCTGATCGTCGACTACCCGCCCGGAACGGGTGACATCCAGCTCACGTTGTCGCAGCAGGCGGCGGTGACCGCCGCGGTGGTGTGCACCACGCCGCAGGACATCTCCTTGATCGATGTGCGCAAGGCGATCGCGATGTTCGAGACGACGAAGGTGCCGCGCCTCGGCATCGTCGAGACGATGAGCCACTTCATCTGCGATGGCTGTGGCAAGCAGCATGCGCTGCTTGGCGAGGGGGGCGGGCAACGGATCGCCGCTGAAGCCGGTCTTCCCCTGCTGGGACAGATTCCGATCGATCCACGCGTGGTCAGCGGCGGCGACCAGGGTCGCCCGATCGTCGTCGAGTGGCCTGACTCGCCGGCGGCGCAGGCGTATCGTGCCGTCGCTGGCGCCATTGCCGCGCGCTTGTCGACCCTGCATCTCGACCGGGGTGACGCCCTCGAGAGCTTCTCGCTGGGCTGGAACGCCTGA